The Virgibacillus sp. SK37 region ACTTGAATGTGTGCTCCATCTGTATCTGCGTCTGTCATAATAATAATTTTATCATATTGTGCATCTTCCAAGTCAAAATCACCACCGACACCTGCGCCGATCGTGTGAATGATAGTTGAAATTTCTTCATTTTTAAATACATCCTGCAGCTTAGCCTTTTCTGTATTGATAACTTTTCCTCGCAAAGGTAATACAGCCTGAAATTTCCGGTCTCTCCCTTGCTTTGCGGAACCACCTGCAGAATCACCCTCCACTAAATATAATTCATTTTTTTTAGGGTTTTTTGATTGCGCAGGAGTTAGTTTTCCACTTAACATGGTATCTTTTCTACGCTTCTTCTTTCCAGTCCTTGCTTCTTCACGTGCTTTTCTTGCCGCTTCACGTGCCTCTTTCGCTTTAATGGATTTTTTAATCAAAAGTCCTGCTACCTCTGGATTTTCTTCAAGAAAATAGGATAATTTTTCGGACACTACTCCATCTACTGCTGAGCGTGCTTCGGTCGTACCAAGTTTTCCTTTTGTTTGGCCTTCAAATTGCAGGCTTTCTTCAGGAACACGGACAGAGACAATAGCAGTAAGCCCCTCCCTTATATCTGTTCCTTCCAGATTTTTTTCTTTTTCTTTTAGTAAATTTGCTCTCCTGGCATAGTCGTTAAATGTCCTTGTTATCGCTGTACGAGCTCCAGATTCATGGGTTCCGCCATCTCTTGTACGTACATGATTAACAAAAGAAAGCATACTTTCTGCATATCCGTCATTAAACTGAAATGCAAAATCAACTTCTATCCCTTGAGCTTCACCCTCAAAAGAAACAACTGGATGCAAAGCATCTTTTTCTTCATTCAAGTAATTTACAAAGGATTCTAATCCATCGGGGAATTCGTAGGTCACATGTGAATCTTGTCGTAAATCATTTAATTCAATATGAAGTCCTTTGAGTAAAAATGCAGCTTCACGCAGTCGCTCTGACAAGGTTTCGAAGTCATACACGGTGGCAGAAAATATTGCTGGGTCTGGTTTAAAATGAATGGTAGTACCTTTCTTTCTCGTACTCCCTTTCTTTTCTAAGGAACTTACTGGCTTTCCTCCATTTTCAAAACGTTGAAAATATGTATGACCATCTCTATGGATAGTTACTTCTAACCATTCAGATAATGCATTTACTACAGATGCGCCAACCCCATGTAGTCCGCCACTTGTCTTGTAACCACCTTGTCCGAACTTTCCTCCGGCATGAAGAATGGTAAATATTACTTCTGTTGTCGGTTTGCCCGTGCTATGCATACCTGTTGGGATTCCACGACCATTATCTTCTACTGAAATACTATTGTCTTTATGTACAGTAACTTTTATAACATTGCCATATCCTGCCAATGCTTCATCGACCGCATTGTCTACGATCTCGAATACTAAATGATGCAATCCACGCATATCTGTGCTTCCAATATACATACCAGGTCTTTTTCGGACTGCTTCCAAACCCTCAAGTACTTGGATAGATTCATCATTATAATTAACTGGTTTCTTTGCCAAGATATCATCTACTCCTTTTTTATTTAAGCAAGGATCCTTTTTTCATTTATATTTTTCTTGTTTATAACATAATAGAACAAATGTTTGCATTTGTAAATATGGATGATTTATAACTAAGCTTTATTAGAGGCATGCTACTAAGTATACTATACATGAAAATAGCTTGTATAGAAGGAAAAAGCAATGAATTCTCTTATAAAATTAAAAACAGCTATTTTTGAGATTGAATAGAACGAACTAAAACTGAACAGGTTTAATCTAATAAAAATTCCCGCAACTTTAAGAGTTAGTCGAAAGAATAATAAAGGGATGACAATTAATGTCACCCCAAGAACTTTTATTTCCTTACTAATACAGCATGTAAAACTTTGATACACATATCCATAATCACTGTAAAATCTCTTTCTGTCAAATAATCATATGCTTCCTCGTTTACAATTCCCTGTTGGGCCCAAAATACGCGACAATCCGTTTTTGCTGCTTCTTTCGCAATACCTGGTAAAAATTCCGGCCTTCTAAAAACATTAATGATATCCACTTTTTCGGGAATATCTGTTATAGAAGGATATGCCTTTTCACCCAAAACTTCATCTACCGTAGGATTAACCGGGATAACACGATAACCTTCTTCCTGCATAATCTTGGAAATCTGGTAGGATGTTCTTCGCGGGTTATCTGACAACCCAACAACTGCAATTGTTTTTGCCGTCTCGAGAATTTCCTTTATCGTTTCCCTGGTGGGATTCTCCCAACTCATAATATACCTCCTTCTACTTATCCAAAAGATTTTTATCCAATAAGAAGTCTTTAGCTACCTTACTAGGAGATTGATCTTCATAATCTACTTTGTAATTCATCTTTCTCATCTCTTCATCACTGATCTTACCAGCAAGTTGATTTAATATTTCTTTTAGTTCAGGATATTTATCTAGCGTCTCATTTCTCATTAATGGAGCACCTTGATATGGAGGAAAGAGATTCTCAGGATCTTTTAGAGTTACTAAGTCTAATTCTATCATATAACTATCTGTCGCATAAGCATCAATGATATCTACATTACCGTTTGCAAGTGCATCTTGTCGAATACCAGGCTCCATTGTTTTTACTTTTGCAATGTCCAAGTTGTATAACTCTTGCATTCCTACATAGCCATCATATCTATCTTTAAATTCAAGCGTAAAGCCGGCTGTAATTTTGTCTTCAATTTGCTTAAGGTCTCCAATTTCTTTCAAATTGTGCTTTTCCGCTAATTCCTTGGTCGTCGCTACAGCATAGGTATTATTAAATTTCATTGGCTGCAGAAAAGCCATATCATATTGTTGGTCCATTCCTTCTTTCGCTTGTTGGTACACTTCTTTGGGATCATTACTATTCGCTTCTGATTCCAAATGTGTAACAATAGCCGTACCAGTAAATTCCGGATAAATATCTATACTGCCGTTCTTCAAAGCTGTGAAGACAAATGCGGTTTTACCAAGTCCAGGTTCAAGCTTCACAGATAAGTCGGATTCTTCCTCTATCAAATGCTTGTATATATTAATTAATATAGCAGGTTCAGATCCTAATTTACCACCAATTACAATATCTGTTTTTTTTGCACTATCTAAAAAGAAAGGAGTGGTTACAACAATCACTGCTATTATAAGCATGGCGATAAATGCCTTAAAGCCTGCTTTTTTTGAAACCTGTTCAAACCCTCTTAAAATAAAATCGAGCGCAATTGCAAGCAATGCAGCAGGAATTGCACCTAACAATATTAAGTTAACATCTGCTCCACGATCAATTCCCAATAAGATAAGTTCTCCCAAGCCACCTGCCCCAATTAAAGCAGCGATTGTTGTAGTTCCAACAATCAAAACCATAGACGTTCTAATACCGGCCATGATAACAGGCATAGCTATAGGGAGCTCAACTTTGGTTAGCCGTTTGAATGAGTTCATACCCATTCCCGTGGCAGCTTCAGTCAAAGCTGCATCTACTTCATTAATACCAGTATAAGTGTTCCTGAGAATAGGCAATAGCCCATATGTTGTCAAGGCAATAATTGCAGGTGTGGTACCTATTCCGAAAAAAGGAATTAGAAATGCCAGGACAGCAAGACTGGGTATTGTTTGCATAATAGCCGATATACCAATAATAGGCTCGGCAACTTTTCTATACCTTGTCAAAAGAATTCCAATAGGAACTGCAATGATTATGGCGATAACCAATGATAACAGAGAAATTTGCAAATGTTCCCAAATTGTTTCTATTAACATACCTTTTCTGCTTTGAAATACGGAGATGAATTCATTCATGAGTGAATCACTCCGTTTTCTATTTTTGTTTTACTTTTTAAATAATTGATAATCAATTTATAGCTTAATATACCAACTAATTTATCTCCCTTAACAACTGGAAGCTTATCTGTTGATTGAAGAGATTCTGTTGCTTTGTATAAAGGGATATCATTATCCAAGGTTTCCCCTTTGATTAGCTTACCGTCCTGAAGTGTACCTATATAAGTACCGTTTTCTTCCACAACAAAATATTTTCTCTGTTTATCATATTCTCCTTTTTCATATAATTCATGAAAGAGGATAACTTCATGATCCGGAACAGCTATTACATCAACAGCTGTTTGCCAAGGGGATTTACGCTCCCCAATAAAATCTTTCACAAATTCAGTAGCAGGGTGAAGAATCAGGTTCTGAGGTGTATCTACTTGAACAATTTCTCCGCCCTTCATTAAACAAACTTTATCTCCTAAAGCCATCGCTTCATCAATATCATGAGTTACAAACAGAATTGTTTTCTTTATTTCCCTTTGTAAACTGCGAATATCATCTTGCAACTGTTCCCTGCTAATCGGGTCAAGTGCACTAAAAGGTTCGTCCATTAAAATAATGTCTGGATCCGCTGCAAGAGCCCTAATAACTCCTATCCGCTGTTGCTGTCCTCCAGAGAGTTCCTGTGGCATTCGCTTTTTAAATGTGGTAGGATCTAAGCCAACCATTTGTAAAAGTTCCTCAGCTCTCTTATCAACATCCTTTCGCTTCCACTTTTTCATCTCGGGGACCACAGAGATATTCTCTCCAATCGTCATGTGGGGAAACAAGGCAATCTGCTGTAGAACGTAACCTATATTCCATCTTAACTCATGGATGTTATACTCTTTAATATTTTTATTATTTATGTAAATTTCTCCTAAAGTAGGTTCAATTAAACGATTGACCATTTTCATTGTAGTTGTTTTTCCACAACCACTTGGCCCTATAAGCGTAACTATTTCCCCTTCTTCAATATGTAATGAAAAATCTTTTACTGCTTCTGTTCCATCTGAATATGTTTTATTCACTTTCTTAAACTCAATCATATTTTTCTTCCCTTCTTTAGGGTTACTTTTTCTATTAATTCACATACCCTTTTTCTTTAATGTGAAACCTTTCAAATATTTTAATGGAATTTATAGTACTTTCTAACCCATCTTCATGCTAAAATATATACAATGCCCTTGGACAATACTCAAGAAAGTGGGAATTACAATGGAATACATATTATTTGCTATTATTGCATACCTTTTAGGTTCTATCCCTTCCGCATTAGTAGTAGGGAAACTAGGATATAATATTGATATCCGCCAACACGGAAGTGGAAATCTTGGAGCCACGAATACATTCCGCGTGTTGGGGATGAAAGCTGGTATAATAGTTACCTTATCCGATATTTTAAAAGGGACTGCAGCCACATTGCTGCCACTGCTGGCAGATGCAGGTGTGTATCGCTTAATTATTGGCTTATTCGCAGTTTTGGGACATACCTACCCTATTTTTGCTCGGTTTAAAGGTGGAAAGGCAGTTGCTACGTCAGCAGGGATTATTTTAGGAATTAATCCTTTACTGTTTGTTATCATGATTGCCACCTTTTTGCTAACACTATATATATCCAAATATGTCTCTTTATCATCTATGATCACAGGGATTGTTACAATTATTGTTTCTGCATTATTTCAAGATATTGGTCTTATCATTGTAACATCTATCTTGACTATTTTTGTGTTTTACCGACATAAAGCAAATATTAAACGGATTAAAGATAAAACAGAACCAAAAATTACTTGGATGTAATGAAAGCATTCAAACTAAAAAATTGAATAAAACCTATACGTACAGTATACTTTGACTATCTACACAGAGAAAGGGGACCATGTTATGGGCAACACAAAGACATTCCCGTCGAGAAAATTACCAAACAAAGAAGAACGTCATAAATTATTTGGTTCTGTAACTCCTGTCTTAAAAACAAAACCAATCGAAAAAAGTGAAATGGCAGATTTACAGAACACAAAAAAAGACTTTTTATTTGACCTGGATGCTGTTGGTGTAGCCAATGTAAAGCATCCTGTTACAATATACAGTAATCTAAAGCCGCTTGTACAAACAAGTGTAGGGAAAATTCAGTTCACTTCGAGTTTAAAAAACACGAGTAAAGGAACAAATATGAGTCGTTTCACTGAGCAGCTGGCTTATTACCATGAAAAGGGTTTTACAGCAGACTTCTCTACATTAAAGCAGTTTGTGAAGGAACTGACAGAACGCTTGGAGCAATCCGATGCCACCATAGAAATGGAATTTCCTTGGTTTTATGAACGAAAAGGTCCGCAAACTGAGCTTGCAGGAATGAACCATGCTAATGTATCCATGCGGGTTACCTATGATCAAATCAATGGGTTTTCGTTAGGTGCATCACTATCGGTATTTGTGACTACACTCTGTCCATGTTCTAAAGAGATAAGTGAATATAGTGCACATAACCAACGTGGCGAAGTTTCCATTGAAGTTGAACTGGACGATTTGGAATTTGATAATGTCGATGATTGGAAGCAAATGTTGCTAGAGGCTGCTGAAAGTAATGCCAGTTCCAGACTACACCCTGTTCTTAAGCGACCAGATGAAAAAATGGTCACGGAACAAGCATATGAAAATCCTCGCTTTGTAGAGGATATGGTCCGTTTAGTGGCTGCTGATCTATACGAAATGGAACTGGTAACTAAATTTAAAGTGCAATGCCGTAACGAAGAATCTATTCACATGCATGATGCCATTGCTTCAATAACTTATGATAAAAACAGCATGACTTTCCCATCGTGAGGATAAATTAAAATGAAATTTTTATTTATAGGGCTAGTAAAATTTTATCGATCAGCCATCAGTCCTTTCACACCAGCATCATGCCGTTTTTATCCAACCTGCTCAGCATACAGTTTAGAAGCTTTTCAACGGTTTGGTGCATGGAAAGGTCTTTTCTTATCTATAAAAAGGATTAGTAAATGTCATCCATTTCATTCAGGTGGTGTAGACCTCGTACCAGAAAAAAAGAAGAATAAGTAAGTGTTATGTAAAAGAGCTAAACGAAAGGAATATACTCCTTGTTTAGCTCTTTTACATGCTAGAATACCAATCAAAGGTTAAATCTATTTAACTGCTCCCATTGTCCTTCCTTCGTTAATACTTCCTTCTGTTTTTCTCCAAACAAATCAAAGTGTGGATAGTTTTTATCCATATGTAACCATTCAGGTAGCAGACCGTATTTCCTGCCCCATACAACAAGCTTTTCAACATCCTGACACCCAACCTTTGTAACGGTGTAGCAGCCTGGAAAACGATCATCCATCCAATAATGTGTTAAAATAGCTATTTCTCCATTAGAAACCTCTTTTTTCCATGCTAATAATTCGTCTTTTTTAACACCAAAGGCCATTTTTATTCTTCCTTTACCTGTTTTTGATATGCTTTATGCCAATCGGGAAAGGTTTTTTTTAGAGATAATGGACGGAAATTCTCTTTATTAACTATTACGTGCTCTGTAGTTCCTTCTACTGAAACTACTCCATCACTATCGTAAATTTTATAACCATACACAGTTCTTATTCCTGTATATTTTTCAAGCCATGTCTCTACTATTGCTTGCTCTCCGTATCGAATGGGTTTAATGAATTTCACTTTCGCATCAGTTACCGGGGAGACCACATTATACTTCTCCATTTCAGCATATTTAAAACCTAATTGTTCAATATATTTTGTTCTGCCTATCTCAAACCAAACCAAATAGTTTGCATGGTAAACAACGCCCATTTGATCTGTTTCTTGGTATCTTACCTCAATAGGTGTTCTCACTTTTAACATTTTAATCCCCCTCACTTTAATACATTGCATATCGTAACATACTTTCAGTTAAATCGCTTTTATCTAAAAAAAAGAAAGGAATCTCAGTATAGAGATCCCTTTATAAATTACTCATTATTGTAGTTGTATTCATCCTTAATCTCTGCTCTCATTCCTTCAATTGATTGTTCACGACGTTTATTTTTTTCTAGAATTTTTTGTTTCTCTTCTCCGGAACTTAACTTCATAGTCTCATGCGCTTCCTCTATATTTTCAATTGTATCTTGCACCATGCTTTGTAGTTTTTCAACATTATCACTTCGATCATCAGGTTTTGGTTTGTAGTCTTTAGTCAACGTATATTCTCCTTTCAATTTAATTAATGTTATTATTTGTTTGCAGGTACTGTTTATACACAAAAAACTCTTCCATTTTCTAACGGAAGAGTTTTCTCTTTCTTACTTTTTGTATACAGTTTGATGCATTCTTTGCTCCCATTTACGCTCAAGTTGTTCCATGAGCATCTTGTCCTTTAGTATATGTTGTCGATTTTCTGCTAAAAGTTCTTCAAAGGTAACTTTTCGTTTTAAAGAAATGGCAATTCACTCCTTTTTAAATAAAAGTATTGCCACTTCTTAGAAAATAT contains the following coding sequences:
- the parE gene encoding DNA topoisomerase IV subunit B, whose protein sequence is MAKKPVNYNDESIQVLEGLEAVRKRPGMYIGSTDMRGLHHLVFEIVDNAVDEALAGYGNVIKVTVHKDNSISVEDNGRGIPTGMHSTGKPTTEVIFTILHAGGKFGQGGYKTSGGLHGVGASVVNALSEWLEVTIHRDGHTYFQRFENGGKPVSSLEKKGSTRKKGTTIHFKPDPAIFSATVYDFETLSERLREAAFLLKGLHIELNDLRQDSHVTYEFPDGLESFVNYLNEEKDALHPVVSFEGEAQGIEVDFAFQFNDGYAESMLSFVNHVRTRDGGTHESGARTAITRTFNDYARRANLLKEKEKNLEGTDIREGLTAIVSVRVPEESLQFEGQTKGKLGTTEARSAVDGVVSEKLSYFLEENPEVAGLLIKKSIKAKEAREAARKAREEARTGKKKRRKDTMLSGKLTPAQSKNPKKNELYLVEGDSAGGSAKQGRDRKFQAVLPLRGKVINTEKAKLQDVFKNEEISTIIHTIGAGVGGDFDLEDAQYDKIIIMTDADTDGAHIQVLLLTFFYRYMRPLVENGKIYIALPPLYKISKGKGKKEQIKYAWEEGEMKKALKEFKSGYVIQRYKGLGEMNADQLWETTMNPDTRTLIRVTLEDLARAERRVTTLMGDKVEPRRKWIEGNVAFGLEDDANILDNDKIHTEI
- a CDS encoding CoA-binding protein, with protein sequence MSWENPTRETIKEILETAKTIAVVGLSDNPRRTSYQISKIMQEEGYRVIPVNPTVDEVLGEKAYPSITDIPEKVDIINVFRRPEFLPGIAKEAAKTDCRVFWAQQGIVNEEAYDYLTERDFTVIMDMCIKVLHAVLVRK
- a CDS encoding ABC transporter permease/substrate-binding protein, with product MNEFISVFQSRKGMLIETIWEHLQISLLSLVIAIIIAVPIGILLTRYRKVAEPIIGISAIMQTIPSLAVLAFLIPFFGIGTTPAIIALTTYGLLPILRNTYTGINEVDAALTEAATGMGMNSFKRLTKVELPIAMPVIMAGIRTSMVLIVGTTTIAALIGAGGLGELILLGIDRGADVNLILLGAIPAALLAIALDFILRGFEQVSKKAGFKAFIAMLIIAVIVVTTPFFLDSAKKTDIVIGGKLGSEPAILINIYKHLIEEESDLSVKLEPGLGKTAFVFTALKNGSIDIYPEFTGTAIVTHLESEANSNDPKEVYQQAKEGMDQQYDMAFLQPMKFNNTYAVATTKELAEKHNLKEIGDLKQIEDKITAGFTLEFKDRYDGYVGMQELYNLDIAKVKTMEPGIRQDALANGNVDIIDAYATDSYMIELDLVTLKDPENLFPPYQGAPLMRNETLDKYPELKEILNQLAGKISDEEMRKMNYKVDYEDQSPSKVAKDFLLDKNLLDK
- a CDS encoding ABC transporter ATP-binding protein codes for the protein MIEFKKVNKTYSDGTEAVKDFSLHIEEGEIVTLIGPSGCGKTTTMKMVNRLIEPTLGEIYINNKNIKEYNIHELRWNIGYVLQQIALFPHMTIGENISVVPEMKKWKRKDVDKRAEELLQMVGLDPTTFKKRMPQELSGGQQQRIGVIRALAADPDIILMDEPFSALDPISREQLQDDIRSLQREIKKTILFVTHDIDEAMALGDKVCLMKGGEIVQVDTPQNLILHPATEFVKDFIGERKSPWQTAVDVIAVPDHEVILFHELYEKGEYDKQRKYFVVEENGTYIGTLQDGKLIKGETLDNDIPLYKATESLQSTDKLPVVKGDKLVGILSYKLIINYLKSKTKIENGVIHS
- the plsY gene encoding glycerol-3-phosphate 1-O-acyltransferase PlsY, whose product is MEYILFAIIAYLLGSIPSALVVGKLGYNIDIRQHGSGNLGATNTFRVLGMKAGIIVTLSDILKGTAATLLPLLADAGVYRLIIGLFAVLGHTYPIFARFKGGKAVATSAGIILGINPLLFVIMIATFLLTLYISKYVSLSSMITGIVTIIVSALFQDIGLIIVTSILTIFVFYRHKANIKRIKDKTEPKITWM
- the folE2 gene encoding GTP cyclohydrolase FolE2; translated protein: MGNTKTFPSRKLPNKEERHKLFGSVTPVLKTKPIEKSEMADLQNTKKDFLFDLDAVGVANVKHPVTIYSNLKPLVQTSVGKIQFTSSLKNTSKGTNMSRFTEQLAYYHEKGFTADFSTLKQFVKELTERLEQSDATIEMEFPWFYERKGPQTELAGMNHANVSMRVTYDQINGFSLGASLSVFVTTLCPCSKEISEYSAHNQRGEVSIEVELDDLEFDNVDDWKQMLLEAAESNASSRLHPVLKRPDEKMVTEQAYENPRFVEDMVRLVAADLYEMELVTKFKVQCRNEESIHMHDAIASITYDKNSMTFPS
- the yidD gene encoding membrane protein insertion efficiency factor YidD, whose protein sequence is MKFLFIGLVKFYRSAISPFTPASCRFYPTCSAYSLEAFQRFGAWKGLFLSIKRISKCHPFHSGGVDLVPEKKKNK
- a CDS encoding thioesterase family protein, translated to MLKVRTPIEVRYQETDQMGVVYHANYLVWFEIGRTKYIEQLGFKYAEMEKYNVVSPVTDAKVKFIKPIRYGEQAIVETWLEKYTGIRTVYGYKIYDSDGVVSVEGTTEHVIVNKENFRPLSLKKTFPDWHKAYQKQVKEE
- the tlp gene encoding small acid-soluble spore protein Tlp; the encoded protein is MTKDYKPKPDDRSDNVEKLQSMVQDTIENIEEAHETMKLSSGEEKQKILEKNKRREQSIEGMRAEIKDEYNYNNE
- a CDS encoding FbpB family small basic protein, whose protein sequence is MAISLKRKVTFEELLAENRQHILKDKMLMEQLERKWEQRMHQTVYKK